In Paenibacillus sp. BIC5C1, a genomic segment contains:
- a CDS encoding GatB/YqeY domain-containing protein: protein MNLSERLNEDMKQAMKSKDKFKLSNIRLIRSTIKNLEIDLKRDLDDNEVLDILSREIKQRKDALQEFDKAGREDLAANAKAEIELLSQYLPAQLTEEEIKVIVQQTIQETGASSKAEMGKVMSALMPKVKGKADGKLVNQAVQQFLQ, encoded by the coding sequence ATGAATCTTAGCGAACGATTGAACGAAGATATGAAGCAAGCGATGAAGAGCAAGGACAAGTTCAAGCTCTCCAACATTCGGTTGATTCGTTCGACGATCAAGAATCTTGAAATAGATTTGAAAAGAGATTTGGATGATAACGAAGTGCTTGATATTCTGAGTCGTGAAATCAAACAGCGCAAAGATGCCCTCCAAGAATTTGACAAAGCGGGCCGTGAAGACCTCGCGGCAAATGCAAAAGCGGAAATTGAATTACTCAGTCAGTACCTTCCCGCACAGCTTACCGAAGAAGAAATTAAAGTTATTGTACAGCAGACCATCCAGGAAACCGGTGCTTCTTCGAAAGCCGAGATGGGGAAAGTCATGTCTGCCCTTATGCCGAAAGTCAAAGGCAAAGCGGATGGCAAACTGGTAAATCAAGCAGTTCAACAATTTCTGCAATAA
- the rpsU gene encoding 30S ribosomal protein S21, with protein MSETKVRKNETIDAALRRFKRSIAKDGVLAEVKKRKHYEKPSVKRKKKSEAARKRKF; from the coding sequence GTGTCTGAAACTAAAGTTCGCAAAAACGAGACTATTGATGCTGCACTTCGTCGCTTTAAACGTTCCATCGCAAAAGATGGCGTATTGGCTGAGGTGAAGAAACGTAAGCATTATGAGAAGCCAAGCGTAAAGCGCAAGAAAAAGTCCGAGGCTGCTCGTAAGAGAAAGTTTTAG
- a CDS encoding histidine triad nucleotide-binding protein, which yields MDCLFCKIVEGSIPSNKVLENDHVIVFHDIQPAAPTHVLVIPKKHIASMNEVTAEDLPLIGEIHLAAQEAAKRLGVEETGYRLINNCGKDGEQTVHHLHYHLLGGTRLGVLTSLSDSHK from the coding sequence ATGGATTGCTTATTTTGCAAAATTGTAGAGGGCAGCATTCCCTCCAATAAGGTACTGGAGAATGACCATGTCATCGTCTTTCATGACATCCAGCCCGCTGCACCGACCCATGTACTCGTTATTCCCAAGAAACATATTGCTTCCATGAATGAAGTAACGGCGGAAGACTTGCCGTTGATTGGTGAGATTCATTTGGCTGCGCAGGAAGCGGCCAAGCGTCTCGGCGTGGAAGAAACAGGTTATCGACTGATTAATAACTGCGGCAAGGATGGAGAACAAACCGTTCATCATCTGCATTATCATTTACTTGGTGGGACCCGACTTGGCGTGTTGACAAGTTTGTCAGACTCACACAAATAA
- a CDS encoding SbcC/MukB-like Walker B domain-containing protein, with the protein MKPILLKVAGLQSYRETQEIDFTVLTETGLFGIFGPTGSGKSSLLDAITLAMYGKVERAVNGTQGIMNHAEDSLSVSFTFELVSAEGTRRFRVERRFKRNNEVSVSNTISKFIETVNGEEQVLADKLADVNRCVEDVIGLKMDDFTRAVVLPQGKFAEFLSLKGSERRQMLQRLFHLEKYGDQLAIKLSRRVKDNDMVHQSLAAEQQGLGNASKETLAETELLLQAAVKQSELSRKTLDEAMTEAEQLGKVRELSHERQARIEEHEKLKARAPQIEAGEQRLKLAGAADAILPSLQTMRDAAAQQKLREDAAEIAHQQAAEHERLAVLEAEKAETARVQMAEEEPKLLLRLEQLEQAKELQRERDGLREDSTRLKQLLDKGQAEQSVIGQQLEKEKELQQRGRKRREELQESLKPNEVKSEERRQLQAALELKHRLDTAAEQLRLNKAEMEANKQSAEQGADRLKLATQEESRLSEQRQHLIEQAATGLEALLACEQDIGREQSLLARAEEQLRGTMREQELHRLSSALRAELRDGEPCPVCGSAHHPLPAAPPGEGPPAGDADLELLRSLHAELQELRFGLRQQLHERRSLLTQLGAAAVEAPAAAEAAPAAAEPEPAGSPVHGRSPADWAERAAALREAARALAAAAAPLQAEAAALQQAAVGAQQRRMEAAAAQEAGQAGLAQAERRLAESEAAATALHGRWAAELPGIAQEQAMALHQAMQERDARAEDIKERLNKSVTFLEEKEQLVQSLQQKLVELDKQLIQWQTEWQGNSKQLAEKEERLRQWVGEQRVEDLIAAAQTRLDGLRKIASDSAQRYKEADALKQESAKKDVMAHQAAASAAEHLQQAQERWKQLLDQSPFDSENAVVEAALPSQEAERMVAEIQQHRERDRELVSQLRELEQKLGGAVVSEEQWLACTERLQQSRAEDEAALRAKARAERDLEDVQQRHVRWTELENKRVEVSRQGEMLSKLQAAFRGNAFVEYIAEEQLMQVSQAASQRLRFLTKQRYSLEVDSGGGFVICDDANGGVKRPVSTLSGGETFLTSLSLALALSAQIQLRGQYPLQFFFLDEGFGTLDPELLDTVITSLEKLHDDRLAVGIISHVPELRARLPRKLVVIPAGEAGAGSRVVLETL; encoded by the coding sequence TTGAAGCCGATTTTATTGAAAGTTGCAGGTCTGCAAAGTTATCGGGAGACTCAGGAGATTGATTTTACCGTATTGACGGAAACGGGACTGTTCGGCATTTTTGGCCCTACAGGCAGCGGGAAATCTTCTTTGCTCGACGCGATTACGCTGGCGATGTACGGAAAAGTGGAACGTGCGGTTAACGGTACCCAGGGAATCATGAATCACGCTGAGGATTCGTTGTCCGTTTCTTTTACGTTTGAACTTGTATCGGCGGAAGGTACAAGAAGATTTCGGGTGGAACGACGTTTCAAACGAAACAATGAGGTTTCGGTGAGCAACACCATCAGCAAATTCATTGAGACCGTCAACGGAGAGGAACAGGTGCTGGCTGATAAATTGGCAGACGTAAACCGCTGCGTTGAAGATGTCATTGGGTTGAAAATGGATGATTTTACGCGAGCCGTTGTGCTTCCACAAGGGAAATTCGCTGAGTTTCTGTCGCTGAAAGGCAGTGAACGACGCCAGATGCTGCAACGCTTATTCCATCTGGAGAAGTATGGAGATCAGCTTGCCATCAAGCTCAGCCGGCGGGTGAAGGACAATGATATGGTTCATCAGTCACTGGCTGCGGAGCAGCAGGGGCTCGGCAATGCCAGCAAAGAGACGTTGGCGGAAACGGAGCTTCTTCTTCAAGCTGCTGTGAAACAGTCTGAATTGTCACGCAAAACGCTTGATGAAGCGATGACCGAAGCCGAACAGCTCGGCAAAGTCCGTGAGTTAAGCCATGAACGCCAGGCTCGTATTGAGGAACACGAAAAGCTGAAAGCACGTGCACCACAGATCGAAGCTGGGGAACAACGGCTGAAACTGGCTGGGGCGGCAGACGCGATACTCCCTTCTTTGCAGACGATGCGTGACGCAGCAGCACAGCAGAAGTTACGTGAGGATGCAGCCGAGATTGCTCACCAGCAAGCTGCGGAACATGAACGGCTGGCTGTACTGGAAGCCGAGAAGGCCGAAACGGCCCGTGTACAGATGGCTGAGGAAGAACCCAAGCTGCTGCTTCGATTGGAACAGCTGGAACAGGCCAAGGAGTTACAACGAGAACGGGACGGGCTACGAGAGGATAGTACCCGCCTTAAGCAGCTTTTGGACAAAGGACAGGCAGAACAGAGCGTCATCGGACAACAGCTGGAGAAGGAGAAAGAATTACAGCAACGTGGCCGCAAACGGCGGGAAGAATTACAGGAAAGTCTGAAGCCGAATGAAGTGAAGTCCGAAGAACGCAGGCAGCTGCAGGCTGCACTGGAATTGAAGCATCGTCTGGATACTGCTGCGGAGCAATTGCGCCTGAACAAGGCTGAGATGGAAGCCAATAAGCAGTCGGCTGAACAGGGTGCAGACAGGCTGAAGCTGGCTACCCAGGAAGAGAGCCGTCTGAGTGAACAGCGTCAGCATCTGATTGAACAGGCGGCAACGGGTCTTGAGGCCTTGCTTGCCTGTGAACAGGACATTGGCCGCGAACAGAGCCTGCTGGCCAGGGCGGAGGAGCAGCTGCGCGGAACCATGCGTGAGCAGGAGCTGCACCGGCTCTCCTCCGCCTTGCGCGCCGAGCTGCGCGACGGCGAGCCATGCCCGGTGTGCGGCTCCGCACACCACCCACTCCCGGCTGCGCCGCCGGGAGAAGGTCCGCCCGCAGGCGATGCGGACCTGGAACTGCTGCGCAGCCTGCATGCAGAGCTGCAGGAGCTGCGCTTTGGGCTGCGCCAGCAGCTGCACGAACGTCGCAGCCTGCTGACGCAGCTTGGTGCTGCGGCCGTCGAAGCCCCGGCCGCAGCCGAGGCCGCGCCTGCGGCAGCGGAGCCGGAGCCCGCCGGGTCGCCCGTACACGGGCGCTCCCCGGCGGACTGGGCGGAGCGTGCCGCCGCACTGCGCGAAGCCGCGCGGGCACTGGCCGCAGCCGCAGCGCCGCTGCAAGCGGAAGCCGCCGCGTTGCAGCAGGCGGCTGTGGGCGCGCAGCAGCGCCGCATGGAAGCGGCTGCTGCGCAGGAGGCCGGCCAAGCCGGACTCGCCCAGGCGGAGCGCCGGTTGGCCGAGAGTGAGGCCGCCGCAACCGCATTGCACGGCCGCTGGGCCGCGGAACTGCCAGGCATCGCTCAAGAGCAGGCCATGGCCCTTCATCAGGCGATGCAGGAGCGCGACGCGCGCGCAGAAGACATCAAGGAACGACTGAACAAGAGCGTGACGTTCCTTGAAGAAAAGGAACAGCTGGTACAGTCCCTACAGCAGAAGCTGGTTGAGTTGGACAAACAGCTGATTCAGTGGCAAACGGAATGGCAAGGAAACAGCAAACAGCTCGCCGAGAAGGAAGAACGTCTGCGCCAATGGGTTGGCGAGCAGCGGGTCGAGGACTTGATTGCTGCGGCCCAGACACGACTGGATGGGCTGCGGAAAATTGCTTCCGATTCAGCACAGCGTTACAAAGAAGCAGATGCGCTAAAACAGGAATCAGCCAAAAAGGATGTCATGGCTCATCAAGCAGCAGCTTCGGCAGCAGAGCATTTGCAGCAGGCACAGGAACGCTGGAAGCAATTGCTGGATCAATCGCCATTTGACTCCGAGAATGCCGTTGTGGAAGCAGCCCTTCCTTCCCAAGAAGCAGAGCGGATGGTGGCGGAAATTCAGCAGCATCGGGAGCGTGATCGTGAACTTGTATCTCAATTGCGTGAGCTGGAACAAAAACTGGGCGGAGCTGTTGTATCCGAGGAACAATGGCTGGCATGCACAGAGCGACTCCAGCAGTCTCGTGCAGAGGATGAAGCGGCTCTTAGAGCCAAGGCGCGTGCAGAACGGGATCTGGAAGATGTGCAACAGCGACACGTTCGTTGGACCGAGTTAGAGAACAAACGGGTGGAAGTGAGCCGACAAGGTGAAATGCTTAGCAAACTGCAAGCAGCTTTCAGAGGTAATGCATTTGTCGAGTATATTGCAGAAGAACAACTGATGCAGGTTAGTCAGGCTGCTTCACAGCGTCTGCGCTTCCTGACCAAACAACGTTACTCACTTGAGGTGGATTCGGGCGGCGGCTTCGTCATCTGTGATGATGCAAACGGTGGGGTTAAACGTCCGGTGTCCACCTTGTCCGGTGGAGAGACGTTCCTGACTTCGTTGTCACTGGCACTGGCTCTGTCTGCCCAGATTCAGTTGCGTGGTCAGTACCCACTGCAATTCTTCTTCCTGGATGAAGGCTTTGGCACATTGGACCCTGAATTGCTGGATACCGTCATTACATCATTAGAAAAACTGCATGATGACCGTCTTGCCGTCGGTATTATTAGTCACGTTCCAGAGCTGCGAGCACGCTTGCCACGCAAACTTGTAGTTATTCCAGCGGGTGAAGCCGGAGCTGGCTCTCGCGTAGTATTGGAAACATTATAG
- a CDS encoding exonuclease SbcCD subunit D, translated as MRILHTGDWHLGKTLEGRSRLREQEDFVDELVRLADEQQADAILMAGDVYDSVNPPASAEQLFYEAAARLKEQGRPLVVIAGNHDQPERVASVTPLVNRQGITLVGMPTSEAVTIHAKRTGETAQIAALPYPSEARLNELLTTDGDENVLRQAYSRRVGMLMQRLAASFRADTVNLAMSHIYVLGGVESDSERPIQVGGAYTVDPSALSTGAQYTALGHLHRAQAVKGDGVIRYSGSPLAYSFSEAGQSKSVTMVDLAPGGAANVEEVLLTSGRPLVRWKARGGLAEVYRWLDEGRDPQAYIDMEVWLDDAMSLKEIQQLRKSHDGIIHIRPVYPEMAAAGLLEQRSELPVHELFRKFYQRQTGGALPEDSLVQLFLELVDEDEPGVREEVEGN; from the coding sequence ATGCGGATTTTGCACACAGGGGACTGGCATCTGGGGAAAACGCTGGAGGGACGGAGCCGGCTGCGAGAGCAGGAGGATTTTGTGGATGAGCTTGTTAGACTCGCGGATGAGCAGCAGGCAGATGCCATATTGATGGCTGGAGACGTGTACGATTCTGTAAATCCGCCTGCATCGGCGGAACAGCTTTTTTATGAGGCTGCGGCGCGTCTGAAAGAACAAGGGAGACCACTTGTGGTGATTGCCGGGAATCATGATCAGCCGGAGCGAGTGGCTTCGGTGACCCCGCTTGTGAACAGACAGGGAATCACACTTGTAGGCATGCCTACTTCAGAAGCAGTTACGATCCATGCCAAGCGAACGGGAGAGACTGCGCAGATTGCTGCATTGCCATATCCCTCGGAAGCGAGACTGAACGAATTGCTGACAACGGATGGGGATGAGAATGTGCTTCGCCAGGCATACAGTCGCCGGGTCGGCATGTTAATGCAGCGTCTGGCTGCTTCTTTTCGTGCGGATACGGTGAATTTGGCAATGAGTCATATTTATGTTCTGGGCGGTGTGGAAAGTGATTCGGAACGTCCCATTCAGGTAGGGGGCGCCTATACGGTTGACCCTTCTGCATTGTCGACTGGTGCCCAATATACAGCACTGGGGCATCTCCATCGTGCGCAGGCAGTTAAAGGGGACGGTGTGATTCGGTATAGTGGTTCTCCACTGGCCTACAGTTTCTCTGAAGCGGGGCAGAGCAAGTCCGTCACCATGGTTGATCTGGCACCAGGAGGAGCCGCAAACGTGGAAGAAGTGCTGTTGACCTCCGGACGTCCACTTGTACGCTGGAAGGCGCGTGGCGGTCTGGCTGAAGTTTATCGGTGGCTTGATGAAGGGCGTGATCCTCAGGCTTATATAGATATGGAAGTCTGGCTGGATGACGCCATGTCTCTGAAAGAAATTCAGCAGCTACGTAAGTCGCATGACGGAATTATTCATATCCGTCCGGTGTATCCCGAGATGGCAGCTGCTGGGCTTTTGGAACAACGATCCGAGCTTCCAGTACATGAGCTTTTCCGCAAATTTTATCAGCGTCAGACAGGTGGGGCATTACCCGAAGACAGTCTGGTTCAACTGTTCCTGGAACTCGTCGATGAGGACGAGCCGGGTGTGCGTGAGGAGGTCGAGGGAAATTGA
- the addA gene encoding helicase-exonuclease AddAB subunit AddA has product MTNMPKPEGSFWSDDQWSAISQSGEDILVAAAAGSGKTAVLVERIIRKIADPSRGFSVDRLLVATFTKAAAAEMKQRIREALERALEEQPAEEHLRKQLSLLGRASITTLHSFCMEVIRRYYQQIPLNPAFRILNENEAEIMRQELLEQLFEEKYGEEDEGSTFRELVDWFSGERNDDAMHRLVQRLYDFSRSHSWPDHWLAEMASAFQVESVEALGHSAWVQSILRDAALALSGAAGLLRQGISISMQPEGPKPYADTLKEDLAMVEELLSAVEVMPWERLPEVFQPAAFGKLKPCKKDQTDPGLQEQVKELREAAKKAVTDLKGSLFGRSAFSFWQELEQAAPLMQELSKLVSAFGERYRQAKQERSQVDFSDLEHYCLHILRHEDSTPGLSMPSDAAMEYRARFDEVLLDEYQDTNTVQEDIVRLISRENPGNRFMVGDVKQSIYRFRLAEPGLFLNKYRQYAANSDMELDEERDSLHAGRRIDLARNFRSRAEVVHSVNMLFKQLMNEGVAEIAYDERAQLAYGATFPEETLGDEVYTPELMLIDRQGGGPDLTESTDENGDALPSAELESAELETAQLEARAMARRIREMVGDTDKPALNVYDKALKSMRPARYGDIVILLRSALMWAPLMIEEFRQQGIPAGGEQSKGYFQATEVEVMLSLLQIVDNPRQDIPLASVLRSPIVGLDEEELAQIRLGDKRQSFYDAVVSAAGAFNSSLNVSRLHGEKVSNPDSSAIQLVWPEAWSEMEQGQRESAVSAEADVIERVQESSVHANKDEILDAGIDASMGVGISEDTHRENDTDSELQQKLIRFMRQLEQWRLEARQGSLSELIWRMYRETGYLDWVGGLPGGMQRQSNLKALYDRARQYEEATANRGLFRFLTYVSRLRENGGDLGTVASGSGEQDNAVRIMTIHRSKGLEFPIVFVGGISKMFNQQDLNSPFLMHKELGFGPRFVDRENRVAYPTLANLAIRRRAHFELLAEEMRVLYVALTRPKEKMILVGTVKDVVKKAVAWSQIKDSPERVLPDYLLAAGRSYLDWIGPSLMRHPDAALLRELAGGTDSYAACLVDDESRWGISVISADQVSREIFVDQSLGEEDGMTEVRKHRIAALKAVQPVELYPSSSEEEMIEDTHDSTPRDISEEAVLSIGDQEGVQLLREVDKRLSWTYPHQAATQVAASTSVTELKTLLAMQEQQPLQMMEEVEEQSESSVDYEGREAKDGGSFFKLHLRRPKFMEEKQLTGAERGTVYHTLMQHLPVDGSPVDSQIVEQTLLRLVELQILLPHQAEVIESEQLAGFFNTEPGTELLRAEWVKREIPFIYGLPAHHSPDEWLHSLSPDAGMQTLEEDGKMQASLENETVLVQGIIDCLYEVDEELVLLDYKTDRVLEHRGGLDKLTENYRFQLELYGRAIEDILGRKVDRKWLYFFDGGHAVKL; this is encoded by the coding sequence ATGACGAATATGCCAAAACCGGAGGGAAGCTTCTGGAGTGATGACCAATGGAGTGCCATCTCACAAAGTGGGGAAGACATTCTGGTTGCTGCTGCTGCGGGTTCGGGGAAGACGGCTGTTTTGGTTGAACGGATTATTCGTAAGATTGCAGACCCTTCCCGCGGATTCAGCGTAGATCGTTTGCTGGTTGCAACATTTACGAAAGCTGCTGCGGCCGAGATGAAGCAACGGATACGGGAAGCACTGGAACGTGCACTTGAAGAGCAGCCTGCCGAAGAACATTTGCGCAAACAACTTTCTCTACTTGGGCGGGCATCCATTACGACTCTGCATTCATTCTGTATGGAGGTCATTCGTCGTTATTATCAGCAAATCCCATTAAACCCGGCTTTCCGGATTCTGAATGAAAATGAAGCTGAAATTATGCGGCAGGAATTGCTGGAGCAGTTGTTTGAGGAAAAGTATGGGGAAGAAGACGAAGGCAGTACATTCCGCGAATTGGTGGATTGGTTCAGTGGGGAACGAAACGATGATGCCATGCATCGACTTGTGCAGCGTTTGTATGATTTCTCACGCAGTCATTCCTGGCCGGATCATTGGCTTGCGGAGATGGCATCTGCTTTTCAGGTGGAAAGTGTCGAGGCACTTGGGCATTCTGCATGGGTTCAGAGTATTTTGCGAGATGCCGCGCTTGCCCTGAGTGGAGCTGCTGGTCTGCTGCGTCAAGGGATCAGCATATCGATGCAGCCGGAAGGTCCGAAACCTTATGCAGATACATTAAAAGAAGATCTGGCAATGGTCGAAGAGCTTCTGTCAGCTGTAGAGGTCATGCCGTGGGAAAGATTGCCTGAAGTGTTTCAGCCAGCAGCTTTTGGCAAGCTGAAACCTTGCAAAAAGGACCAGACGGACCCGGGGTTACAAGAACAGGTCAAGGAACTGCGTGAGGCGGCGAAAAAAGCTGTTACGGACCTGAAAGGGTCGTTGTTTGGAAGAAGTGCGTTTTCGTTTTGGCAGGAGCTGGAGCAGGCTGCACCCCTAATGCAGGAACTGTCCAAGCTGGTCAGCGCATTTGGAGAGCGATATCGACAGGCCAAGCAGGAACGCAGTCAGGTTGATTTCAGTGACTTGGAGCATTACTGTCTTCATATTTTGCGTCATGAGGATTCAACCCCTGGACTGTCCATGCCTTCGGATGCTGCAATGGAATACCGGGCACGTTTCGATGAAGTGCTGCTGGATGAATATCAGGATACCAATACGGTGCAGGAAGATATCGTCAGACTGATTTCTAGAGAAAATCCAGGAAACCGATTCATGGTTGGTGATGTAAAACAGAGTATTTACCGTTTTCGTCTGGCGGAACCCGGTCTGTTTCTGAACAAGTATCGTCAATACGCAGCGAATTCGGATATGGAATTGGACGAAGAGAGAGATTCATTGCATGCAGGAAGACGTATTGATCTTGCCCGCAACTTCCGTAGTCGTGCAGAAGTCGTCCATTCGGTCAACATGTTATTCAAGCAGCTCATGAATGAAGGGGTAGCTGAGATTGCCTATGATGAACGAGCGCAGCTCGCTTATGGGGCTACTTTCCCGGAAGAGACGCTTGGAGATGAGGTATACACACCTGAACTCATGTTGATTGATCGTCAAGGCGGAGGACCTGATCTCACGGAAAGCACGGACGAAAACGGGGACGCGTTGCCTTCTGCTGAGCTGGAGAGTGCCGAGCTGGAAACCGCTCAGCTGGAAGCTCGGGCCATGGCTCGACGTATTCGTGAAATGGTTGGAGATACGGATAAACCAGCCCTCAATGTTTATGATAAAGCCCTCAAATCCATGCGACCTGCGCGTTACGGAGACATTGTCATTTTGCTGCGTTCTGCCCTGATGTGGGCTCCACTCATGATTGAGGAGTTCAGACAGCAGGGTATTCCTGCCGGAGGGGAGCAAAGCAAAGGGTATTTTCAGGCCACCGAAGTGGAAGTGATGTTGTCCTTGCTTCAGATTGTGGATAATCCAAGACAGGATATCCCACTTGCTTCCGTGCTTCGTTCGCCGATTGTCGGTTTGGATGAAGAAGAGCTGGCGCAGATTCGTCTTGGGGACAAGCGACAGTCTTTCTATGATGCTGTTGTATCAGCTGCAGGAGCATTCAATAGTTCGTTGAATGTTTCCAGACTGCATGGTGAGAAAGTTTCGAATCCGGATTCATCTGCAATCCAGCTGGTATGGCCGGAAGCCTGGTCGGAAATGGAACAGGGGCAGCGGGAGTCGGCTGTATCCGCCGAAGCAGATGTTATCGAACGTGTACAGGAATCCTCTGTACATGCAAATAAAGACGAGATCCTGGATGCTGGTATAGATGCAAGTATGGGTGTAGGTATAAGCGAAGATACGCATAGGGAGAACGATACCGACTCAGAGCTGCAACAAAAGTTAATTCGCTTTATGCGTCAGTTGGAACAATGGCGGCTTGAAGCCAGACAAGGCAGTCTGAGTGAACTCATTTGGCGAATGTATCGGGAAACGGGTTATCTGGACTGGGTTGGCGGCCTGCCGGGAGGCATGCAGCGTCAAAGTAATTTGAAGGCTCTATATGATCGCGCTCGGCAATATGAAGAGGCAACGGCCAATCGTGGGTTGTTCCGCTTCCTGACCTATGTATCCAGACTACGTGAGAACGGGGGAGATCTTGGCACCGTAGCAAGTGGTTCTGGTGAGCAGGACAATGCGGTACGCATCATGACGATTCACCGGAGTAAGGGCTTGGAATTCCCTATTGTTTTTGTAGGGGGCATATCCAAAATGTTCAATCAGCAGGATCTGAATTCGCCGTTTCTGATGCATAAGGAGTTGGGGTTTGGTCCGAGGTTTGTAGATCGTGAGAATCGGGTTGCCTATCCAACGTTGGCTAATCTGGCGATTCGTCGTCGTGCCCATTTTGAGCTGCTTGCCGAAGAAATGCGGGTACTCTATGTGGCTCTGACCCGTCCAAAAGAGAAAATGATTTTGGTTGGTACGGTAAAAGATGTTGTTAAAAAGGCAGTGGCCTGGTCTCAGATTAAGGACAGCCCGGAACGGGTATTGCCTGACTATCTGCTTGCAGCAGGACGGAGTTACCTGGACTGGATCGGCCCCTCCTTGATGAGACATCCGGACGCGGCTTTGCTGCGTGAACTTGCGGGAGGCACTGATTCGTATGCTGCCTGCCTTGTGGATGATGAATCACGTTGGGGCATTTCCGTCATTTCTGCTGATCAAGTATCCCGGGAGATATTTGTGGATCAGTCGCTTGGTGAAGAAGACGGCATGACAGAAGTGCGGAAACATCGAATTGCTGCCCTAAAAGCAGTTCAGCCTGTGGAGCTGTATCCTTCCTCATCTGAAGAAGAGATGATCGAGGATACACATGATTCAACACCACGAGACATCAGTGAGGAAGCTGTATTATCAATAGGTGATCAAGAGGGCGTGCAGCTGCTTCGTGAAGTAGATAAACGGCTTTCATGGACATATCCTCATCAAGCAGCAACGCAAGTAGCTGCCAGCACATCGGTTACCGAACTGAAGACATTGCTTGCCATGCAGGAACAACAACCGTTACAGATGATGGAGGAAGTTGAAGAACAATCTGAGTCTTCTGTGGATTATGAGGGCCGTGAAGCGAAGGATGGAGGCTCGTTCTTTAAATTGCATCTCCGTCGTCCCAAATTCATGGAGGAGAAACAATTGACTGGAGCCGAGCGGGGAACGGTGTATCATACGTTGATGCAGCATCTTCCTGTAGATGGTTCACCTGTTGATTCGCAAATCGTTGAGCAGACACTTTTGCGGTTAGTTGAGCTCCAGATTTTGCTCCCCCATCAGGCAGAGGTTATTGAGTCTGAACAACTGGCCGGATTCTTCAATACAGAGCCTGGGACAGAATTGTTGCGTGCGGAGTGGGTGAAACGGGAGATCCCGTTTATTTATGGACTTCCTGCACATCATTCTCCTGACGAATGGCTTCATAGTCTGTCACCAGATGCAGGTATGCAAACGTTGGAGGAAGACGGTAAGATGCAGGCATCGCTAGAAAATGAGACGGTGCTGGTACAGGGGATTATTGACTGCCTGTATGAAGTGGATGAGGAGCTTGTTTTGCTCGATTACAAGACAGATCGGGTGTTGGAGCATCGGGGCGGACTGGATAAACTGACGGAAAACTATCGTTTCCAGCTAGAGCTGTACGGCCGGGCTATTGAAGATATTCTGGGTCGGAAAGTCGACCGGAAGTGGCTGTACTTTTTTGATGGCGGACATGCTGTGAAACTATAA